A window from Malassezia japonica chromosome 1, complete sequence encodes these proteins:
- a CDS encoding uncharacterized protein (BUSCO:EOG092648U2; COG:U; EggNog:ENOG503NV7N), protein MANDPVEVARGVANRGNATDRGVPSDMLSSSLQEQDAVCDRCMRDISASIASGNPVASGPNHHFYNTSAMTSTLPRSRAEWDEALAREFQPFMPMAENMPRLTLRYGENPFQQSLAGDAPDPARRGIDGGDARQPRSPSVETAREILSDAGDSQHGMLSSQGNVHDLLDVLLHDAGDSDGTNFGPWLMARKRFSAQALRDTHADYTPHSRKAAARAERKGVAAANEPIWQDPYAPDMPRDVSYRRVRPSCRGCLHPGAVFVGSQRNGRSSYQVTVEITNVDLNASTLGGYLKICGLTKEWPELTTYFDAEIIGRDFHFVTGKWDATEADDIKHWSRFPEFRTLREQLERLDAPFDPAEQPVVFMRWKEQFLVPDHRVRNINGASFAGFYYICVALQDGDLPPSEAHVDLLPHHARTLSEDAEMADPAASACGRAPETVPDEEPMDPLRAPSTRHRGHMRGFYFHENSEPYQELSLEYIPALSSGLFEFR, encoded by the exons ATGGCG AATGACCCCGTCGAAGTAGCGCGTGGCGTCGCGAACCGTGGCAACGCGACGGATCGGGGCGTGCCCTCCGATATgctctcgtcgtcgctgcagGAACAGGATGCCGTGTGCGACCGGTGCATGCGCGATATATCTGCGAGCATCGCGTCGGGCAACCCGGTGGCAAGTGGTCCGAACCACCACTTTTACAACACCTCGGCGATGACATCGACACTTCCCCGCAGTCGCGCCGAATGGGACGAGGCACTTGCACGCGAGTTCCAGCCGTTCATGCCGATGGCCGAGAACATGCCGCGGCTGACGCTGCGCTACGGCGAGAACCCGTTCCAGCAGAGCTTggcgggcgacgcaccCGACCCCGCCCGCCGGGGGATCGACGGTGGGGACGCTCGCCAGCcccgctcgccgagtgTCGAGACCGCGCGCGAGATCTTGTCTGATGCGGGCGACTCGCAGCACGGTATGCTCTCGTCGCAAGGCAACGTCCACGACCTGCTCGATGTCCTGCTCCACGACGCAGGCGACAGCGACGGGACCAACTTTGGCCCCTGGCTCatggcgcgcaagcgcttcAGTGCGCAGGCCCTGCGCGATACGCACGCCGACTACACGCCGCACTCGCGCAaagctgctgcgcgtgccgagcgcaaaggcgtggcggcggcgaacGAGCCAATTTGGCAGGATCCGTACGCGCCGGACATGCCCCGCGACGTATCCTaccggcgcgtgcgccccTCGTGCCGCGGGTGCCTGCACCCCGGCGCGGTGTTTGTGGGATCGCAGCGCAacgggcgcagcagctACCAGGTGACGGTCGAGATCACCAACGTCGATCTGAATGCCTCGACCCTCGGTGGATATCTCAAGATCTGTGGCCTGACGAAAGAGTGGCCCGAACTCACGACCTACTTTGACGCCGAGATTATCGGCCGCGACTTCCACTTTGTGACCGGCAAGTGGGacgcgaccgaggcggacgacaTCAAGCACTGGTCGCGCTTCCCCGAGttccgcacgctgcgcgagcagctcgagcggctcgaTGCGCCGTTTGATCCTGCCGAGCAGCCGGTCGTCTTTATGCGTTGGAAAGAGCAGTTTCTCGTGCCGGACCACCGCGTGCGGAATATTAACGGCGCGAGCTTCGCCGGCTTCTATTATATCTGTGTCGCACTGCAGGACGGCGACCTGCcgccgtccgaggcgcacgtcgacctgctgccCCACCACGCACGGACGCTGTCGGAGGACGCCGAGATGGCGGATCCCGCGGCGTCCGCGTGTGGCCGGGCACCAGAAACGGTGCCTGACGAGGAGCCGATGGAcccgctgcgtgcgccgtcgacgcggcaTCGGGGCCATATGCGCGGCTTCTATTTTCACGAAAACTCGGAGCCCTACCAGGAGCTCTCCCTGGAGTACATACCAGCGCTCTCGAGTGGCTTGTTTGAATTCCGGTAA
- a CDS encoding uncharacterized protein (TransMembrane:1 (n4-16c21/22o868-891i); SECRETED:SignalP(1-21); EggNog:ENOG503Q52H; COG:M; COG:W), whose product MRTAGWWAVAGVAAALCGVHADSRNLVDVISTRRDLSHFVHLLQRTRLLPTLNRMQELDEGQTGMTLFAPNNAAFEQAMQGDSLRAEFWRQALQDEPSDNIHAALRQQLWYHVVNYTLSEPGNGIELHETLHFPSRKRLEEPTRPGPIPQPPNGPPHPGAEDQGGLLAGYGQLLRIAKDGRTTKVGVDAKGRGGATVTDIDRSSSRGVVMVTDAILDLPPTLMALLQTAPQVARVFSQLSNKTLHTLSTTAHMTMFLPSENALEALSPLEQEYIHGQWAEADEDRLKLFAWHASSIGLGSGKVGYAYRLRDAHDVDLTTVLGGEMHVRAEDGTIDVGGARVVEEDILTENGVVHTVDDLHLPFGDLGMTPEKYLLVLRAVRFVRLLRETGLAHYVNQDPHEPPREEAPQGAFTIVAPSDEALDRWLDAQRRSALVVQNAPHLDNAAPEPDMHELRQLLLYHILPGHLPNGTKERLLSTELHTPQLGGGAQRIVLEHTAANTTLGGVAMDSAPICAGNTTMYLASDVLPVPGSVVSAAAASSLTTYVAAARASGMQDTLRTVPNTTYLVPHDEAFAELGLVTKYLLLPAKQSREDMANVLQYHAVRGIHYNDTLGTEWAPFSTHTNETVHLRIARGRIEAQWADKHVAQSRVVDRLTETGVLHSIDRVSYPPELSISMEKLLRAANASEMLRLVRRTGFDWVLDREVPHDTGSRCAKKTVLLVPTDAAFARMNLTHYESDEMLLRTLVAQHILLVDDCGKKRRASPLRLPISLQDDAVHVSLLDKSEGGTSQHGALAFRRVSRPSADALGYVVGVLGTRGTSGHRHYAHVLDFGSVYDQEACHEALCAGGIFTLDGVIEPYLPGWFFRWGWFSLVGLLGVVALCSGGAYVYLCMRSRGYRQIPDALEGEEE is encoded by the coding sequence atgcgcaccgcggGGTGGTGGGCCGTGGCCGGcgtggcggccgcgctgtgcggcgtgcacgccgacTCGAGGAATCTCGTGGATGTGATTAGCACTCGCCGCGACCTCTCGCACTTTGTCCatctgctgcagcgcacccGGCTGCTGCCTACGCTGAATCGCatgcaggagctcgacgaggggCAGACGGGCATGACGCTCTTTGCCCCGAACAATGCCGCGTTCGAGCAAGCGATGCAGGGTGACTCGCTACGTGCCGAGTTCTggcgccaggcgctccaggacgAGCCGTCGGACAATAtccacgcggcgctccgccaGCAGCTCTGGTACCACGTCGTGAACTACACGCTCTCCGAGCCCGGGAACGGCATCGAACTGCACGAGACGCTCCATTTTCCgtcgcgcaagcgcctcgaggagcccACACGCCCGGGGCCGATTCCGCAGCCGCCCAACGGGCCGCCGCACCCGGGGGCAGAGGATCAAGGCGGACTGCTCGCGGGCTACGgccagctgctgcgcatcgccaaGGACGGGCGCACGACCAaggtcggcgtcgacgcaaaaggtcgcggcggtgccaCAGTCACGGATATAGACCGCAGCTCATCGCGTGGCGTCGTGATGGTCACCGATGCGATCCTCGATctgccgccgacgctgatggcgctcctgcagacggcgccgcaggtCGCGCGTGTCTTTTCGCAGCTCTCCAACAAGACACTGCACACACTCTCGACGACGGCACACATGACCATGTTCCTCCCGTCGGAAAATGCACTCGAGGCTTtgtcgccgctcgagcaggagtACATCCACGGACAGTgggccgaggcggacgaggaccGCCTTAAGCTCTTTGCGTggcacgcgtcgagcatcgGCCTCGGGAGCGGCAAGGTGGGGTACGCGTACCgtctgcgcgacgcacacgACGTGGACCTCACCaccgtgctcggcggcgagatgCATGTGCGGGCCGAGGACGGCACCATTGatgtcggcggcgcacgcgtcgtcgaggaaGATATCCTCACGGAGAATGGCGTGGTGCACACAGTAGACGATTTGCACCTGCCGTTTGGCGACCTCGGCATGACCCCGGAAAAGTACCTCTTGGTCCTCCGTGCAGTGCGGTTTGTGCGCTTGTTGCGTGAGACGGGCCTCGCACACTATGTCAACCAGGATCCccacgagccgccgcgcgaggaggcgccgcaaggcgcaTTTACGATCGTCGCACCgtccgacgaggcgctcgaccgctggctcgacgcacagcgccgcagcgcactgGTCGTCCAAAACGCACCGCACCTCGACAACGCTGCGCCTGAGCCGGAcatgcacgagctgcggcagCTCCTCCTGTACCATATCCTCCCGGGCCACCTCCCAAACGGCACCAAGGAGCGCCTTCTTTCCACAGAGCTGCACACGCCCCAGCTcggtggcggcgcacagcgcaTCGTGCTAGAGCACACGGCGGCCAacacgacgctcggcggcgtcgcgatgGACTCGGCGCCGATCTGCGCGGGCAATACGACCATGTACCTCGCGTCCGACGTGCTGCCGGTGCCGGGCAGCGTCGTatcggccgccgcagcgtctTCACTCAcgacgtacgtcgcggcggcgcgcgcgtcgggcaTGCAagacacgctgcgcacggtgcCCAACACCACCTACCTCGTGCCCCACGACGAGGCattcgccgagctcggcctcgtcaCCAAGTACCTGCTGCTGCCGGCGAAGCAGAGCAGGGAGGACATGGCAAACGTGCTGCAGTACCATGCGGTGCGTGGCATCCACTACAACGACACACTCGGCACGGAATGGGCGCCTTTTTCGACACACACGAACGAGACGGTGCACCTGCGCattgcgcgcggccgcatcgaggcgcagtGGGCCGATaagcacgtcgcgcagtcCAGAGTGGTCGACCGCCTGACCGAGACGGGCGTGCTGCACAGCATCGACCGCGTGTCCTATCCCCCTGAGCTCTCGATCTCGATGGAGAAGCTGCTGCGGGCCGCAAACGCATCCGAGATGCTGCGCCTGGTTCGGCGCACCGGCTTCGACTgggtgctcgaccgcgaaGTGCCGCACGACACCGgcagccgctgcgcgaAAAAGACGGTGCTCCTCGTGCcgaccgacgccgcgtTTGCACGTATGAACCTGACGCACTATGAGAGCGACGAGATGCTGCTTAggacgctcgtcgcgcagcacatTTTGCTTGTCGACGACTGCGGCAAgaagcggcgtgcgtcgccgctgcgccttcCCATCTCGCTGCAGGACGATGCAGTGCACGTCTCGCTCCTCGACAAGAGCGAAGGGGGAACCAgccagcacggcgcgcttgcgTTCCGGCGCGTCagccgcccgagcgccgacgcgctcggctaCGTCGTGGGagtgctcggcacgcgcggcacgtCCGGCCACCGCCACTATGCCCACGTCCTCGACTTTGGCTCGGTGTACGACCAAGAGGCGTGccacgaggcgctgtgTGCCGGCGGCATCTTtacgctcgacggcgtcaTCGAGCCGTACCTCCCCGGCTGGTTCTTCCGCTGGGGTTGGTTCTCACTCGTGGGGCTATTGGGAGTTGTTGCATTATGTTCGGGCGGTGCGTATGTGTACTTGTGCATGCGTTCACGGGGATACCGCCAGATTCCCGATGCACTGGAAGGGGAAGAGGAATAG
- the ELP3 gene encoding histone acetyltransferase (BUSCO:EOG09261VI3; EggNog:ENOG503NUAV; COG:H), whose product MGVSTASTSAECLLRVCADIASQLVQAHEEARPVSLNAIRAAACKKHGYGGVPRLTDIIAAIPDQYRKVLVPALRAKPVRSASGIAVVAVMCKPHRCPHIALTGNICVYCPGGPDSDFEYSTQSYTGYEPTSMRAIRARYDPYEQSRGRVQQLRELGHSVDKVEYIIMGGTFMSLSEEYRNQFIAQLHNALSGYTGLDVDEAVRFSERAQTKCIGITIETRPDYCLRPHLSQMLRYGCTRLEIGVQSVYEDVARDTNRGHTVKAVCETFQLAKDAGYKVVAHMMPDLPNVGVERDMEQFKEYFENPAFRSDGLKLYPTLVIRGTGLYELWRTGRYKNYTPSFLVDVIARILALVPPWTRVYRVQRDIPMPLVSSGVENGNLREMALERMHDFGVTCRDVRYREVGLHEIHTKVRPDEIEFIRRDYTANGGWESFLSYEDPEKDILVALLRLRKCSEAGTYRPELLNDGQSSIVRELHTYGSAVPLHSRDPTKFQHQGFGTLLMEQAERIARDEHGSAKLAVISGVGTRDYYRRLGYELEGPYMTKRL is encoded by the exons ATGGGCGTGTCGACGGCATCGACGTCGGCAGAgtgcctgctgcgcgtctGTGCGGATATTGCCTCGCAGCTTGTCCAGGCGCATGAAGAGGCGCGTCCTGTTTCTCTGAATGCgatccgcgccgccgcctgcaaAAAGCACGGCTACGGTGGCGTGCCCCGCCTGACCGATATTATTGCGGCGATTCCGGACCAGTACCGCAAGGTGCTCGtgcctgcgctgcgtgccaaGCCCGTGCGCAGTGCCAGTGGTATTGCGGTGGTTGCGGTGATGTGCAAGCCCCACCGCTGCCCCCATATTGCGCTCACGGGCAACATTTGCGTATACTGCCCTGGCGGCCCCGACTCCGACTTTGAGTACAGCACGCAGTCGTATACCGGCTACGAGCCGACGTCGATGCGTGCGATCCGCGCGCGCTATGACCCGTATGAGCAGAGCCGTGGGCgtgtgcagcagctgcgcgagcttggGCACAGCGTCGACAAGGTCGAGTACATCATCATGGGCGGCACGTTTATGAGCCTCTCGGAAGAGTACCGCAACCAGTTtattgcgcagctgcacaaTGCGCTCAGTGGGTACACTGGACTCGATgtggacgaggcggtgcgcttctccgagcgcgcgcagaCCAAGTGCATCGGCATCACGATCGAGACGCGGCCGGACTACTGTCTGCGCCCGCACCTGTCGCAGATGCTGCGGTATGGGTGCACGCGTCTCGAGATCGGCGTGCAGAGCGTTTACGAggacgtggcgcgcgacacgAACCGCGGGCACACGGTCAAGGCGGTGTGCGAGACGTtccagctcgccaaggacgcTGGCTACAAGGTCGTTGCGCACATGATGCCCGACCTGCCGAATGTCGGCGTGGAGCGCGACATGGAGCAGTTTAAAGAGTACTTTGAGAACCCCGCCTTTCGCTCAGACGGCCTCAAACTCTATCCCACGCTCGTCATCCGCGGAACCGGACTGTACGAGCTGTGGCGCACCGGGCGCTACAAGAACTACACGCCGTCGTTCCTCGTGGACGTCATTGCACGcatcctcgcgctcgtgccgccgtGGACGCGTGTGTaccgcgtgcagcgcgacatTCCCATGCCCCTGGTCTCGTCGGGCGTCGAGAACGGCAacctgcgcgagatggcgctcgagcgcatgcacGACTTTGGCGTGACgtgccgcgacgtgcgctaCCGCGAAGTCGGCCTGCACGAAATTCATACCAAGGTGCGCCCCGACGAGATCGAGTTTATCCGGCGCGACTACACGGCGAACGGCGGCTGGGAGTCGTTCTTGTCGTACGAAGACCCCGAGAAGGATATCCTCGTCGCCTTGCTGCGCCTGAGAAAATGCTCCGAGGCAGGTACCTATCGCCCGGAGCTGCTCAACGACGGCCAGTCGTCGATCGTGCGCGAACTACACACCTATggcagcgccgtgccacTCCACTCGCGCGACCCGACCAAGTTCCAGCACCAGGGCTTTGGCACACTGCTCAtggagcaggccgagcgcatcgcacgcgacgagcacggcaGCGCGAAGCTCGCGGTGATCTCGGGCGTCGGCACACGCGACTACtaccgccgcctcggctACGAGCTCGAAGGGCCTT ACATGACCAAGCGGCTCTAA
- a CDS encoding uncharacterized protein (EggNog:ENOG503NVN3; BUSCO:EOG09261ABB; COG:S), which produces MVAPPVLDEVRDVWLLRGGTYAYCTVQITPYHLCLVHDGRTDTLDIPLIAHAQREASAPAQGARGVRYLLVLYLCTHEQFLLGFSEESVLLRVMEKLKEAASIDSVERMYAFFEPPAVPSEGWRLYNPAAEFKRQGVGSVSKAWRFSTINTGYEMIPTYPALLVVPAHISDSTLTYAAKYRSKARIPALTYLHWSGHGSITRCSQPMVGLKQNRSVQDEKLIEAIFATHRAADGNAPEPVYGATPTNLIIDARPTTNAMANIAKGAGTENMENYRNCKKVYLGVDNIHVMRDSLNRAVLVLRADARSALEGHEPQPVDQLALRRSNWLKHLGAILDGTLLIVRNVHINASHVLVHCSDGWDRTAQLTSLAALCLDPYYRTLHGFAVLIEKDWLSFGHRFQDRSGLVGLGANKFDMTVPQNEPLFDADGQVVPIDDTLVETGGNSSFWGFTKHITAQFQGSAAQQRAPIFHQFLDCVAQLQAQFPERFAFNGAFLAALLRHVYAGDTGTFLYNTERERRMPRANGLAPVDCTRSVWDLLFQDEVVTRWANPQYNPKLDDRDAPGGDMGVLFPATSHLRFSSDLFCRPYAELNSRLDSETEEKKRLQERLAHAGREAKADVPSHEPDAFDEQLQAATTRMRSLFSDGWGRVQGAMRSAGLEQRESIPVEAVAPASPPPPPPPPARVVPANPANPWAYTPPRPKQAETPPPPSPPPQAPPGTTADPLGAWQDS; this is translated from the exons ATGGTCGCGCCCCCGGTCCTGGACGAGGTCCGGGATGTGTggctgctgcgtggcggCACGTATGCATATTGTACCGTACAGATTACTCCATACCACCTTTGCCTGGTGCATGATGGCCGCACCGACACGCTCGATATCCCATTGATCGCGCACGCCCAGCGCGAAGCGTCGGCCCCCGCACAAGGCGCGCGGGGCGTGCGCTACCTGCTCGTGCTGTACCTCTGCACGCACGAGCAGTTTCTGCTGGGATTCAGCGAGGAaagcgtgctgctgcgtgtCATGGAGAAGCTCAAAGAGGCCGCGAGCATCG ATTCCGTCGAGCGGATGTACGCGTTTTTCgagccgccggcggtgccgagcgaggGGTGGCGCCTCTACAATCCTGCGGCCGAGTTCAAGCGGCAGGGCGTCGGCTCGGTGAGCAAGGCGTGGCGCTTCTCGACGATCAACACGGGCTACGAGATGATTCCCACGTATCCTGccctgctcgtcgtgccGGCGCACATTAGCGACTCGACGCTGACGTACGCGGCCAAGTACAGGAGCAAGGCGCGCATTCCGGCGCTGACCTACCTGCACTGGTCGGGCCACGGGTCCATCACGCGGTGCTCGCAGCCAATGGTCGGCCTCAAGCAGAACCGCTCTGTCCAGGACGAGAAGCTGATCGAGGCCATCTTTGCGACAcaccgcgcggccgacggaAACGCACCGGAGCCGGTAtacggcgcgacgccgacgaacCTCATTATCGATGCACGGCCCACGACCAATGCCATGGCCAACATCGCAAAGGGCGCGGGCACAGAAAACATGGAAAACTACCGCAACTGCAAAAAGGTATACCTCGGCGTGGACAATATCCATGTGATGCGCGACTCGCTGAACCGCGCCGTCTTGGTGCTCCGCGCGGATGCGCGCTCGGCCCTCGAAGGCCACGAGCCGCAGCCGGTCGACCaactggcgctgcgccgctccaACTGGCTCAAGCACCTGGGCGCGATCCTCGACGGGACGCTGCTGATCGTGCGCAACGTACACATCAATGCCTCGCACGTGCTTGTGCACTGCTCCGACGGCTGGGACCGCACCGCGCAGctcacgtcgctcgcggcgctgtgccTGGATCCTTACTACCGCACCCTGCACGGCTTTGCCGTGCTCATCGAAAAGGACTGGCTCAGCTTTGGGCACCGCTTCCAGGACCGCAGCGGGCTCGTGGGGCTCGGCGCAAACAAATTTGACATGACCGTGCCGCAAAACGAACCCCTCTTTGACGCGGACGGGCAGGTGGTGCCAATCGATGATACCCTGGTCGAGACCGGAGGGAACAGCTCGTTTTGGGGCTTTACCAAGCACATCACAGCGCAGTTCCAGGGAAGCGCGGCTCAACAGCGCGCGCCCATCTTTCACCAGTTCCTCgactgcgtcgcgcagctccaaGCGCAGTTTCCGGAACGCTTTGCGTTCAACGGCGCgttcctcgccgcgctcctgcgccatGTCTATGCGGGCGACACCGGTACGTTTTTGTACAACACCGAGCGGGAACGGCGCATGCCGCGTGCCAACGGCCTCGCACCGGTGGACTGCACTCGCAGCGTGTGGGACCTCCTCTTCCAGGACGAGGTAGTGACACGCTGGGCCAATCCCCAGTACAACCccaagctcgacgaccgcgacgcgccgggcggcgaTATGGGCGTCCTGTTTCCGGCCACGAGCCACCTGCGCTTCTCCAGCGATCTGTTCTGCCGGCCGTACGCGGAGCTCAATTCGCGCCTCGACTCCGAGACCGAGGAAAAGAAACGGCTCCAGGAACGCCTCGCACACGCAGggcgcgaggccaaggcggatGTGCCGAGTCACGAGCCGGACGCGTtcgacgagcagctgcaggcTGCAAcgacgcgcatgcgctcgctctTTAGCGACGGATGGGGACGCGTCCAAGGCGCCATGCGCTccgccggcctcgagcagcgcgagtcGATTCCAGTGGaggccgtcgcgcccgcctcgccgccgccgccgccgccgccgccggcgcgggtCGTCCCTGCAAATCCAGCGAACCCCTGGGCATACACCCCCCCGCGCCCAAAGCAAGccgagacgccgccgccgccctcgccaccgccgcaggcgcccCCGGGGACCACCGCGGATCCCCTTGGCGCCTGGCAGGATTCGTAG
- the rna1 gene encoding Ran GAP Rna1 (EggNog:ENOG503NW7Q; BUSCO:EOG09260KNI; COG:A; COG:T; COG:Y) has product MTDATASAAGVYDLVGKNLKLNTKEDIAPYLAELNKIEPLTEVHFGGNTFGVGACVALAETLRTKTSLKVADFADIFTGRLITEIPDALRALCDALVDHTSLEEINLSDNAFGGRSAEPMVNFLTHNHSFKTLKLSNNGLGVTGGTIVADALYAAAQELEKQGKKSELRSVICGRNRLENGSAGAWARAFAAHGGLREVRLYQNGIRMEGVEALCQGLSKCADLEVLDLQDNTATLRGSRAVAAALPSWPKLRVLNLSDCLLKSKGGLLLFDALHQGHGKQLEVLQVQYCDLNRDALHKLGNAIELHLENLTQLEINGNFADEEDECISKITASLAKWGNDDALDELDEMDPDGEEEEEDELEEEDEEAENAETGEKPDAAADALADELSKTHINK; this is encoded by the coding sequence ATGACGGACGcaacggcgagcgccgcgggcgtGTATGACCTGGTCGGCAAGAACCTGAAGCTGAACACGAAGGAGGACATTGCGCCCTACCTGGCCGAGCTCAACAAGATTGAGCCGCTGACCGAGGTGCACTTTGGCGGAAACACGTTTGGTGTTGGTGCGTGTGTTGCActcgccgagacgctccGCACCAAGACCTCGCTGAAAGTCGCCGACTTTGCCGATATCTTTACCGGCCGCCTGATCACCGAGATTcccgatgcgctgcgtgcgctgtgcgacgcgctcgtcgaccatACCTCGCTCGAAGAGATCAACCTGTCGGACAATGCATTTGGCGGCCGTTCCGCGGAGCCGATGGTCAACTTCCTGACGCACAACCACAGTTTCAAGACGCTGAAGCTGAGCAACAATGGTCTCGGCGTGACTGGTGGCACGAttgtcgccgacgcgctctaCGCTGCGgcccaggagctcgagaagcAGGGCAAAAAGAGCGAGCTGCGTTCCGTGATCTGCGGCCGCAACCGCCTCGAGAACGGCAGTGCGGGCGCGTGGGCGCGCGCGTTTGCCGCGCACGgtggcctgcgcgaggtgcgcctgTACCAGAACGGCATCCGCATGGAaggcgtcgaggcgctgtgcCAGGGCCTGTCCAAGTGTGCGGacctcgaggtgctcgatcTGCAGGACAACacggcgacgctgcgcggctCGCGTGCGGTggcagcggcgctgccgagctGGCCCAAGCTGCGTGTGCTGAACCTGTCCGACTGCCTGCTCAAGTCCAAGGGTGGCCTGCTGCTCTttgacgcgctgcaccaggGCCacggcaagcagctcgaggtacTCCAGGTGCAGTACTGCGACCTGAACCGCGACGCACTGCACAAACTCGGCAACGCGAtcgagctgcacctcgagaacctgacgcagctcgagatCAACGGCAActttgccgacgaggaggacgagtGCATTTCCAAGATTACCGCGTCGCTGGCCAAGTGGGGCaacgacgatgcgctcgacgagctcgacgagatggaccccgacggcgaggaggaggaggaagacgagctggaggaagaggacgaagaggcgGAGAACGCGGAAACCGGCGAGAAgcccgacgcggccgcggacGCTTTGGCGGACGAGCTATCCAAGACGCATATCAACAAATAA
- a CDS encoding 11beta-hydroxysteroid dehydrogenase (SECRETED:SignalP(1-19); TransMembrane:1 (n3-14c19/20o311-329i); COG:Q; EggNog:ENOG503P4HG) — MELWLVALATACAVAAVHGVAERLRRIYERKSILPSSEERIVILGASSVNGIGAAIAQQCLERGAYNIMLVGRRSDALREVKLALISGLESEAAKTRAQNIELFVADCTDEEDVLRLASAIVQDFGGIDTLYIVFGAICTQPLLCMAGLDPLSDPAAKEPTLEGLRATSDAMQQSNAANITSTALILTALIPALQTNSKAPYVAVIGSLASLVPAPTRGLYCATKAAQQMLVLSTAAECASQAHVAGRAHVKFVVMAPSSVATSFSTRLAIGVPADRKQASQSKGKLLSAHDVGETVVRCVERGVTGVVPMPYRFFFVWLLFPLLPGLVERGAHRRYGY, encoded by the coding sequence ATGGAATTATGGCTCGTGGCGCTGGCGACGGCATGCGCGGTGGCCGCCGTGCATGGggttgccgagcgcctgcgccgtaTCTATGAACGAAAGTCTATACTTCCGTCGTCGGAAGAACGCATCGTGATTCTCGGTGCGTCGTCCGTCAATGGAATtggcgcggcgatcgcgcaGCAATGTttggagcgcggcgcgtacaATATCATGCTCGtggggcggcgcagcgacgcgctaCGCGAAGTGAAGCTTGCACTCATTTCAGGCCTGGAGTCCGAGGCGGccaagacgcgcgcgcaaaACATTGAGCTCTTTGTTGCGGACTGCACCGACGAAGAagacgtgctgcgcctcgcatCCGCCATCGTCCAAGACTTTGGGGGCATTGACACTCTCTACATTGTATTCGGTGCTATCTGCACGCAACCACTCCTTTGCATGGCGGGCCTCGACCCCCTAAGCGACCCAGCCGCGAAGGAGCCGACGCTCGAAGGGCTCCGCGCCACGTCTGACGCGATGCAGCAGTCGAATGCCGCCAACATCACCAGCACCGCCCTAATTCTCACGGCCCTAATTCCCGCCCTACAGACGAACTCGAAAGCACCATACGTCGCGGTGATTGGCTCGCTTGCCTCTCTCGTCCCTGCACCGACGCGGGGCTTGTACTGTGCGACAAAAGCGGCACAACAGATGCTTGTGCTCAGCACAGCCGCCGAgtgcgcgtcgcaggcgcacgtcgcgggccgtgcgcatgTCAAGTTTGTGGTGATGGCCCCATCGTCCGTCGCGACGTCCTTCTCTACGCGCCTTGCGATCGGCGTCCCTGCCGACCGGAAACAAGCGTCGCAGTCGAAGGGGAAGCTGCTCAgcgcgcacgacgtcggTGAGACGGTCGTCCGCtgtgtcgagcgcggcgtaACCGGCGTGGTTCCGATGCCCTACCGCTTCTTTTTCGTTTGGCTTCTATTCCCCCTTCTTCCTggcctggtcgagcgcggtgcgcatcggcgcTATGGGTACTAG